One genomic region from Phragmites australis chromosome 1, lpPhrAust1.1, whole genome shotgun sequence encodes:
- the LOC133912893 gene encoding putative pentatricopeptide repeat-containing protein At5g06400, mitochondrial has product MSRSAAARLLASSSAPFRASHNHHARRRRHLLLVPTSRSKTSSSSKPPRPPPRRELSAPAAPCSSLFQEISDLVASAARPASDAALPPEMNIEGYSDNHGVAAVRRTEGVRGIAPERAAPASGPVASGITGRAVLSGLSDDGTQPCGSTAASAVDMEASCQEAGDAGTVVDSDLDNISEAVQRITEVLRSELPGSSMEQRLESLGAMYTPRLVNMVLKRCFKVRQLGFRFFNWVKRVPGYGHTTETYNTMLYIAGEARSFGIMEELMNEMDKEMCPKDIKTWTILIASYGKVRQIGKMLSTFEAMRKLGSVAIDSKVYRTILHALCNAEKPELALEFYKDMPRNMDVGSGILRHLMCCLAQSDNAAEAVCFVRDDMIKGMKHPEEYCYMEALRSFCISGKLEEAWKVFQQMKNKSMANSSAFENLLRGLCKAGRMDEALQIIEYMKSRSGISSTTYGFLIDGYLRKGEHTKALDLLRVMREYGCVPLVSSYTQLMQHLFLIDQYEEACGLYEEMLKNSVEPDIVTITALIGGHVRSGRISEAWDVFRNINKNGQKPTLKAYTVFIQELCKASRPLEAVELLKEMLESEFRPSEGTFCRIISALRDKFYLEEISNVERMRASFNLRSPRDGLQCRTLDCAETVDKFRRLCESNPEEKELTLDFIGHTSDQNNEVSSCSLSSDTHQKEQEQDYSDGDVEEICRILSSSDNWGSIQQALEMRSVHFNPNLVDAILKHCKRNSRAALQFFSWVGKQFYYMPSTKTYNTAMKLAGSAKDFKHMWYLYREMIRTGCSPTVDTWNVLVCQYGNAGLSEKALETFYHMKQHGFLPNKTTYHHLIMYLTRSKGQKVDAAVKIFEEMCHAGYTLDNDVVFMYLLALCECRKIANARSSVVSLCERGFSVQVGYSIFLRSLCRADRMEEALSLFDYIEKHGCSRDQYMYGSLIHALLRRDRFEDAVAKLTEMNNAGIPQSTHVYTSFIVYYFQKRDVAKALDVFKEMKEIGCEPTVVTYSSLIRGHMAMGMVSEAWDVFQQMKLKGPAPDFETYSTFMSCLCKAGRSEDGLQLIHDMLECGIIPSTVNFMTVVHGLNMEGKHELADSVLRLKWHLRRQRTISN; this is encoded by the coding sequence ATGTCGAGAAGCGCCGCTGCCCGGctgctcgcctcctcctctgctccCTTCCGCGCCAGCCACAACCACCAcgcgcggcgccgccgccatctcctcctcgtccCTACCTCCCGCTCCaagacctcctcctcctccaagccTCCTCGCCCACCACCTCGTAGAGAACTCTCTGCACCCGCCGCGCCCTGCTCCTCGCTCTTCCAGGAAATCTCCGACCTCGTTGCGTCTGCCGCCCGCCCCGCCAGTGACGCTGCATTGCCGCCTGAAATGAATATTGAGGGATATTCTGACAACCACGGAGTTGCTGCCGTGCGGCGCACGGAAGGTGTTCGAGGAATTGCCCCAGAGAGAGCAGCACCGGCTTCTGGCCCTGTCGCTAGCGGCATTACGGGCAGGGCCGTTCTTAGTGGCCTTTCTGATGATGGGACTCAACCTTGTGGTAGTACGGCAGCAAGTGCTGTAGACATGGAAGCATCCTGCCAGGAGGCAGGAGATGCAGGCACAGTAGTAGATTCTGATCTAGACAATATCAGCGAGGCTGTGCAGAGGATCACGGAAGTTCTCCGATCTGAGCTGCCTGGATCGTCCATGGAGCAGAGGTTGGAGAGCCTGGGAGCTATGTATACACCGAGGCTTGTTAACATGGTGCTTAAAAGGTGCTTCAAGGTGAGGCAACTGGGGTTCAGATTCTTTAATTGGGTGAAGCGAGTTCCAGGGTATGGTCACACTACAGAGACGTACAACACGATGCTTTACATTGCGGGTGAGGCGAGGAGCTTTGGGATCATGGAGGAGCTGATGAACGAGATGGATAAGGAGATGTGCCCAAAGGACATCAAGACATGGACAATTCTAATTGCCAGTTATGGTAAGGTAAGGCAGATTGGCAAGATGCTGTCTACCTTTGAGGCTATGAGGAAATTGGGATCAGTGGCAATAGACAGTAAAGTCTATAGGACCATTCTTCATGCTTTGTGCAATGCTGAGAAGCCTGAGCTTGCTCTGGAGTTCTACAAGGATATGCCCAGGAATATGGATGTCGGATCTGGCATTCTTCGACATCTAATGTGTTGTCTTGCACAATCAGATAATGCTGCTGAAGCCGTCTGTTTTGTTAGAGATGATATGATTAAGGGCATGAAACATCCGGAGGAGTACTGCTACATGGAAGCTCTACGAAGTTTTTGTATCTCGGGGAAACTAGAGGAGGCCTGGAAAGTCTTTCAGCAGATGAAGAACAAATCCATGGCTAACTCATCTGCATTCGAGAACCTTCTGAGGGGGCTTTGCAAAGCAGGAAGGATGGATGAAGCTCTGCAGATCATAGAATACATGAAGAGTAGATCAGGTATAAGCAGTACAACATATGGTTTCCTCATAGATGGCTACCTGAGGAAAGGAGAGCATACCAAGGCACTTGACTTGCTGCGGGTAATGAGAGAATATGGATGTGTTCCATTGGTATCATCTTATACTCAGCTTATGCAACACCTATTTCTAATCGATCAGTACGAAGAAGCCTGTGGACTGTATGAAGAGATGCTAAAAAACAGTGTTGAACCAGATATTGTGACAATCACAGCATTGATTGGTGGGCATGTTCGCAGCGGACGTATTTCTGAAGCATGGGATGTATTCAGAAATATCAATAAGAATGGTCAGAAACCCACATTGAAAGCATATACAGTGTTCATCCAAGAGCTCTGTAAGGCCTCCAGGCCCCTTGAGGCTGTAGAACTTCTGAAGGAAATGCTTGAATCTGAGTTCAGGCCTTCTGAGGGAACTTTCTGCCGGATAATTTCTGCTTTGCGTGACAAATTCTATTTGGAAGAGATAAGCAATGTTGAGAGGATGCGGGCATCTTTTAATTTGCGAAGCCCTAGAGATGGTCTGCAATGCAGAACATTGGATTGTGCTGAGACTGTCGATAAGTTTCGGAGATTATGTGAGTCTAATCCAGAAGAGAAGGAACTGACATTGGATTTCATTGGCCATACTTCAGATCAAAATAATGAGGTCTCCAGTTGCTCGCTTTCTAGTGACACACATCAGAAAGAACAAGAACAGGACTACAGTGATGGGGATGTTGAAGAAATATGTCGGATTCTGTCATCTTCTGACAACTGGGGCTCAATACAGCAGGCACTGGAGATGAGATCAGTCCATTTTAATCCTAACCTTGTTGATGCCATTTTGAAGCATTGCAAAAGGAACAGTCGTGCTGCTTTGCAATTTTTCTCATGGGTTGGGAAACAATTTTACTACATGCCATCAACAAAAACATACAATACAGCTATGAAACTTGCTGGCTCTGCAAAAGATTTCAAGCACATGTGGTATCTTTACAGAGAAATGATAAGGACTGGATGTTCCCCGACCGTGGATACGTGGAATGTCTTAGTCTGTCAGTATGGTAATGCTGGTCTGTCTGAAAAGGCCTTGGAGACATTCTATCACATGAAGCAGCATGGCTTTCTGCCTAATAAAACTACTTACCACCACCTGATAATGTACCTCACCCGCAGTAAAGGGCAGAAAGTAGATGCTGCAGTCAAAATTTTTGAAGAAATGTGTCATGCAGGCTATACACTTGATAATGATGTAGTTTTCATGTATCTTTTGGCTCTATGTGAGTGCAGGAAAATAGCCAATGCAAGAAGCTCAGTAGTATCCTTATGTGAACGAGGATTTTCTGTGCAGGTTGGCTATTCCATATTCCTTAGATCGTTGTGCAGGGCTGATAGAATGGAGGAAGCTCTCAGTTTGTTCGATTATATTGAGAAACATGGTTGCTCCAGGGACCAGTACATGTATGGGAGTCTCATCCATGCATTGCTAAGGAGGGATCGATTTGAAGATGCTGTTGCCAAGCTTACAGAAATGAATAATGCAGGGATACCTCAAAGCACCCATGTGTATACCTCGTTCATTGTTTATTACTTTCAGAAGAGAGATGTTGCCAAGGCATTGGATGTGTTCAAGGAGATGAAAGAAATTGGATGTGAGCCCACAGTTGTCACATACTCTTCTCTGATCCGTGGCCACATGGCAATGGGTATGGTTTCAGAGGCTTGGGATGTTTTCCAACAAATGAAGCTGAAAGGACCTGCACCAGACTTTGAAACCTACTCCACGTTCATGTCATGCCTCTGCAAGGCAGGTAGATCAGAGGATGGGTTGCAATTGATTCATGACATGTTGGAGTGTGGCATCATTCCCAGCACCGTAAACTTCATGACTGTTGTCCATGGTCTGAATATGGAGGGCAAGCACGAGCTAGCTGACTCTGTCCTCCGGTTAAAATGGCACTTGCGGAGGCAAAGGACCATCTCAAATTAG